Genomic DNA from Carnobacterium inhibens subsp. inhibens DSM 13024:
AAGAAGGGTTTTTATGTTTAAGAAAAGAAAATCAAAAGTTGTTTCGGCAATCATGGCAACAGGATTAACGGTGATGAGTCACCCAGCTATTGTTTATGGGGCATCAGCTGGACAAGTAGAAGCTAAATTGCAAAATGCGGGAGATATTGTACAAGGCATATTAACAGGGTTAGTGGTACTTGTAGGAACAGTCGTTGGATTATTCATTATTATCAAACGGATGCCTGCAGCGGACAATCCGC
This window encodes:
- a CDS encoding CagC family type IV secretion system protein → MFKKRKSKVVSAIMATGLTVMSHPAIVYGASAGQVEAKLQNAGDIVQGILTGLVVLVGTVVGLFIIIKRMPAADNPHEKNEVYQAVGRVAGLVALAAAIIWLLPWVYSLFV